Proteins encoded within one genomic window of [Enterobacter] lignolyticus SCF1:
- a CDS encoding LacI family DNA-binding transcriptional regulator → MKTTTLYDVARAAGVSYQTVSRVINRAEHVSARTREKVQRAMAELNYVPNRGAQLLAGKQLKTLGLVSTDLALHAPSQIASAVKTRAAEQGYTALIAMVTRNDEAECRAAIQELQAQRVEGLLINVPLEDDAAARLQALAAPLPALFLDVGEAAPVNRLVFDARQGARLGVSHLASLGHQHIALLAGPLSSVSARARLEGWQQALAECGLTACAQAVGDWSAQSGYEKAHSLLAVSPRPQAILVANDQMALGVLRACAEKGIRVPGQLSVVGYDDTTDSAWFSPPLTTVRQAFRHAGEQSVDWLIARDRHRAACYQACLPVSLVVRDSTAAHSDTTDDALARSLQALARQAARGDLR, encoded by the coding sequence ATGAAAACCACAACCCTTTATGATGTTGCCCGCGCAGCGGGCGTTTCTTACCAGACCGTTTCCCGGGTCATTAACCGGGCCGAACACGTTTCCGCCCGTACCCGGGAGAAGGTGCAGCGGGCGATGGCCGAGCTGAACTATGTGCCCAATCGCGGCGCGCAGCTGCTGGCCGGAAAGCAGCTGAAAACGCTGGGGCTGGTGAGTACCGATCTCGCGCTACACGCCCCGTCGCAGATTGCATCCGCGGTGAAAACGCGCGCAGCGGAGCAGGGCTACACGGCGCTTATCGCCATGGTCACCCGTAACGATGAGGCGGAGTGCCGGGCGGCAATCCAGGAGCTGCAGGCGCAGCGTGTGGAAGGGCTGCTTATCAATGTGCCGCTGGAGGATGACGCCGCCGCGCGTCTGCAGGCGCTGGCGGCGCCGCTCCCGGCGCTGTTTCTCGACGTCGGGGAAGCGGCGCCGGTCAACCGGCTGGTCTTTGACGCCCGCCAGGGCGCGCGGCTTGGGGTCTCACATCTGGCGTCGCTTGGCCACCAGCACATCGCGCTGCTCGCCGGTCCCTTAAGCTCGGTTTCCGCCCGCGCGCGGCTCGAAGGGTGGCAGCAGGCGCTGGCGGAGTGCGGGCTTACGGCCTGCGCGCAGGCCGTCGGCGACTGGAGCGCGCAGTCGGGCTATGAGAAAGCCCACAGCCTGCTTGCCGTCTCGCCGCGGCCGCAGGCCATTCTGGTGGCTAACGATCAAATGGCGCTGGGCGTGCTGCGCGCCTGCGCGGAAAAAGGGATCCGCGTGCCGGGACAGCTGTCGGTGGTGGGCTATGACGATACGACCGACAGCGCCTGGTTTTCCCCTCCGTTGACCACCGTCCGCCAGGCGTTTCGTCATGCCGGCGAGCAGAGCGTCGACTGGCTGATCGCCCGCGATCGCCATCGCGCCGCGTGCTATCAGGCCTGCCTGCCGGTCAGCCTGGTGGTGCGTGACTCCACGGCGGCGCATAGCGATACGACGGACGATGCCCTTGCCCGGAGTCTGCAGGCGCTGGCTCGCCAGGCCGCGCGCGGCGATCTCCGCTAA
- a CDS encoding PLP-dependent aminotransferase family protein codes for MNTRRSGSQSLVRLLGHWQEENARTPLWRQLAQALRLLILDGRLALDSRLPGERELAGALNISRTTLASALAQLRDEGYIASRHGSGSRIVLPAQNPRVPTRMSSAQALDLSTAALSAGPEIHQAYSHALHLLPQHLGSSGYDQQGLFALREAIAHRYAERGLPTRAEEVMVVNGAVSALALTLRMMTGPGDRVVVDNPTYPLALAAIQGASCRPVGVALPAQGWDIAGLAAAFAQTSPRLAYLMPDFHNPTGRCMDGNTRQQVADLSARTRTALVVDETMVDLWYDAPPPPPLAAFNADAPIITVGSTGKSFWGGLRLGWIRASSRTIASLTQTRDTLDLGSPLLEQLATCWLLENAQHLLPARRHMLAARRDMCSALMAEYFPAWRYAQPEGGLSFWVELPGMLATLFAARAEGAGIHLGVGTRFGQDGAFDRWLRLPFTQQDNALRDAFKTLQPIWDSLNGQQNNSRTRKII; via the coding sequence ATGAATACACGCCGTTCCGGGAGCCAGTCGCTGGTGCGACTGTTAGGCCACTGGCAGGAAGAGAATGCCCGTACGCCGCTATGGCGACAGCTGGCGCAGGCGCTACGGCTGCTGATCCTCGATGGGCGTCTGGCGCTCGACAGCCGGCTTCCCGGCGAACGCGAGCTGGCCGGCGCGCTCAACATTAGCCGCACGACGCTTGCCAGCGCCCTGGCGCAGCTGCGCGATGAGGGTTATATCGCGAGCCGTCACGGCAGCGGCTCGCGGATCGTGCTGCCCGCACAAAATCCGCGGGTGCCGACGCGCATGTCCAGCGCCCAGGCGCTGGATCTGTCGACCGCCGCGCTTAGCGCCGGACCGGAGATCCATCAGGCCTACAGCCACGCCCTGCACCTTTTACCGCAGCATCTCGGTAGCTCCGGCTATGACCAGCAGGGACTTTTCGCTCTGCGTGAGGCCATCGCCCACCGCTACGCCGAGCGCGGGTTGCCGACGCGGGCCGAAGAGGTGATGGTGGTGAACGGCGCCGTCAGCGCTCTGGCGCTGACGCTGCGGATGATGACCGGCCCGGGCGACCGGGTGGTGGTCGATAACCCCACCTACCCGCTGGCGCTGGCGGCGATACAGGGCGCATCCTGCCGCCCGGTCGGCGTCGCCCTCCCCGCTCAGGGATGGGATATCGCCGGGCTTGCTGCGGCATTTGCCCAGACATCTCCCCGCCTCGCCTACCTGATGCCGGATTTCCATAACCCGACCGGCCGCTGCATGGACGGCAATACGCGCCAGCAGGTCGCCGATTTATCGGCGCGGACCCGCACCGCCCTGGTGGTGGATGAAACGATGGTCGACCTCTGGTACGACGCCCCGCCCCCGCCCCCGCTGGCGGCGTTTAACGCCGATGCGCCCATCATCACCGTAGGCTCGACGGGAAAAAGTTTCTGGGGCGGACTGCGCCTGGGGTGGATCCGCGCCTCTTCCCGCACTATCGCTTCACTGACCCAGACCCGCGATACGCTCGATCTCGGCTCGCCGCTGCTGGAACAGCTGGCCACCTGCTGGTTGCTGGAAAACGCGCAGCATCTGCTGCCCGCGCGACGGCATATGCTGGCCGCGCGGCGCGATATGTGCAGCGCGCTCATGGCGGAATACTTCCCGGCATGGCGCTACGCGCAGCCGGAAGGCGGGCTTTCGTTTTGGGTGGAATTACCCGGTATGCTGGCGACCCTGTTTGCCGCGAGGGCCGAAGGCGCAGGGATACATTTGGGGGTCGGTACGCGATTTGGCCAGGACGGCGCGTTCGATCGCTGGCTGCGTTTACCGTTTACTCAGCAGGATAATGCGTTACGGGATGCGTTTAAGACGTTACAACCTATCTGGGATTCACTGAACGGTCAGCAGAATAATTCTCGAACAAGAAAAATAATATAA
- a CDS encoding YczE/YyaS/YitT family protein: MLRRLIQLYVGLCLYGVSTAMFVRADLGADPWNVFHLGVARLLSMNIGMVMIVTGALVLLLWIPLRQRPGLGTLSNVIVLGLAADATLAVLPTLESLWVRSALLAAAVVVNALATGMYIGAGFGAGPRDGLMTGLHARTGWSVRMIRTSIEVSVLIVGCLLGGTFGPGTVLYALAIGPLIQICLPWFRQRPALCAEGDKVEA; this comes from the coding sequence GTGCTGCGACGTCTGATTCAGCTGTATGTCGGATTATGTTTATACGGTGTGTCCACCGCCATGTTTGTGCGCGCCGATCTTGGCGCCGACCCGTGGAACGTTTTCCATCTTGGGGTCGCCAGGCTGCTGTCGATGAATATCGGTATGGTAATGATCGTGACCGGCGCGCTGGTGCTGCTGCTGTGGATCCCGCTGCGCCAGCGGCCGGGGCTCGGGACATTGAGCAACGTGATTGTGCTGGGGCTGGCCGCTGACGCCACGCTCGCCGTGCTGCCGACGCTGGAATCGCTGTGGGTGCGCAGCGCGCTGCTGGCGGCGGCAGTGGTGGTGAACGCGCTGGCGACGGGAATGTACATTGGCGCAGGCTTTGGCGCCGGACCGCGCGATGGCCTGATGACCGGCCTTCATGCGAGAACCGGCTGGTCAGTGCGGATGATTCGCACCAGCATTGAGGTTTCGGTACTGATCGTCGGCTGCCTGCTGGGCGGAACCTTTGGACCGGGTACGGTGCTGTATGCGCTGGCGATAGGTCCGCTTATCCAGATCTGTTTGCCGTGGTTTCGCCAGCGGCCCGCCCTCTGCGCTGAGGGCGATAAGGTGGAGGCGTGA
- a CDS encoding GNAT family N-acetyltransferase, with amino-acid sequence MTVTPEIITDRLILKPLRSEDAGQIQRVFPRWEIVRYLVASVPWPYPEGAAQHYVDNVALAASKEGTGWFWTLRRKEDAQTLIGVICLMMLPDNNRGFWLVPEWQGQGYMSEACEAVTEFWFESLDQPVLRAPKAVANTRSKNISSRSGMRLVGVDKRQYVAGELDSELWEITRDEWRKWKNASV; translated from the coding sequence GTGACCGTAACACCGGAAATTATCACCGACCGTCTTATCCTGAAACCGCTGCGCTCTGAAGATGCCGGGCAAATCCAGCGCGTGTTTCCGCGCTGGGAAATCGTCCGCTATCTGGTGGCGTCGGTGCCGTGGCCCTATCCGGAAGGCGCCGCGCAGCATTATGTTGATAATGTTGCGCTGGCGGCGTCGAAGGAAGGAACGGGCTGGTTCTGGACGCTGCGACGTAAAGAAGACGCGCAGACGCTGATCGGCGTTATCTGCCTGATGATGCTGCCGGACAACAACCGCGGCTTCTGGCTGGTGCCGGAATGGCAGGGGCAGGGCTACATGTCGGAAGCCTGCGAAGCCGTTACCGAATTCTGGTTTGAGTCGCTGGACCAGCCGGTGCTGAGGGCGCCGAAAGCGGTCGCCAACACCCGATCAAAAAATATCTCCAGCCGCAGCGGTATGCGGCTGGTCGGCGTGGATAAGCGGCAGTATGTCGCGGGCGAGCTCGATTCCGAGCTGTGGGAAATCACTCGCGATGAGTGGCGAAAGTGGAAGAACGCCAGCGTTTAG
- the rcnR gene encoding Ni(II)/Co(II)-binding transcriptional repressor RcnR, protein MSHTIRDKQKLKARTNKIQGQVGALKKMLDEPHECAAVLQQIAAIRGAVNGLMREVIKGHLTEHIVHENDEVKREDDLEVVLKVLDSYIR, encoded by the coding sequence ATGTCGCATACCATCCGCGATAAACAAAAACTTAAAGCGCGAACCAACAAGATTCAGGGCCAGGTGGGCGCGTTGAAAAAAATGCTTGATGAACCCCACGAATGCGCAGCCGTTTTGCAGCAGATTGCGGCCATCCGCGGTGCGGTAAACGGCCTCATGCGGGAAGTGATAAAAGGGCATCTGACCGAACACATCGTTCATGAAAACGATGAGGTCAAGCGGGAAGATGACCTTGAGGTCGTGTTGAAAGTGCTGGATTCGTATATCCGCTAG
- a CDS encoding SRPBCC family protein, whose translation MPFDPNTDLLLERVVDAPRQLLWECWTTPEHIKHFFVPKPHRVTACDISLKVGGRFNAVFDVDGHEMKNEGVYLEIEEGKKLVFTDAYTEGWKPAANPFMTAILTLEDAGGGKTKYTALARHRSAEDRQRHEEMGFHEGWGIVLDQLVEYAKGLAKR comes from the coding sequence ATGCCATTCGACCCTAATACCGACCTGCTGCTGGAACGCGTTGTCGACGCGCCGCGCCAGCTGCTCTGGGAATGCTGGACGACGCCCGAACACATCAAACACTTTTTTGTACCGAAGCCGCACCGGGTGACGGCGTGCGATATTTCGCTCAAAGTCGGCGGGCGTTTTAACGCGGTGTTTGACGTCGACGGCCACGAAATGAAAAACGAAGGCGTGTACCTCGAGATTGAAGAGGGGAAAAAACTGGTCTTTACGGATGCCTACACCGAAGGCTGGAAGCCAGCGGCAAACCCGTTTATGACCGCTATCCTCACCCTGGAAGACGCCGGGGGCGGGAAAACGAAGTATACCGCGCTGGCGCGTCACCGCAGCGCAGAGGATCGCCAGCGTCATGAAGAAATGGGGTTTCATGAGGGGTGGGGGATTGTGCTGGACCAGCTTGTGGAATATGCAAAAGGGCTGGCGAAACGCTAG